The genomic stretch cgcccctaaacatgggcccttataactgcattcccctggtgggcccttcatgccccagtttgaCACTGTGTCCATGATTAAGCACAGTGacataattagtagagatgagcgcctgaaatttttcgggttttgtgttttggttttgggttcggttccgcggccgtgttttgggttcgaacgcgttttggcaaaacctcaccgaattttttttgtcggattcgggtgtgttttggattcgggtgtttttttcaaaaaacactaaaaaacagcttaaatcatagaatttgggggtcattttgatcccaaagtattattaacctcaaaaaccataatttacactcattttcagtctattctgaatacctcacacctcacaatattatttttagtcctaaaatttgcaccgaggtcgctgtgtgagtaagataagcgaccctagtggccgacacaaacaccgggcccatctaggagtggcactgcagtgtcacgcaggatgtcccttccaaaaaaccctccccaaacagcacatgacgcaaagaaaaaaagaggcgcaatgaggtagctgtgtgagtaagattagcgaccctagtggccgacacaaacaccgggcccatctaggagtggcactgcagtgtcacgcaggatggcccttccaaaaaaccctccccaaacagcacatgacgcaaagaaaaaaagaggcgcaatgaggtagctgtgtgagtaagattagcgaccctagtggccgacacaaacaccgggcccatctaggagtggcactgcagtgtcacgcaggatgtcccttccaaaaaaccctccccaaacagcacatgacgcaaagaaaaaaagaggcgcaatgaggtagctgtgtgagtaagattagcgaccctagtggccgacacaaacaccgggcccatctaggagtggcactgcagtgtcacgcaggatgtcccttccaaaaaaccctccccaaacagcacatgacgcaaagaaaaaaagaggcgcaatgaggtagctgactgtgtgagtaagattagcgaccctagtggccgacacaaacaccgggcccatctaggagtggcactgcagtgtcacgcaggatgtcccttccaaaaaaccctccccaatcagcacatgatgcaaagaaaaagaaaagaaaaaagaggtgcaagatggaattgtccttgggccctcccacccacccttatgttgtataaacaaaacaggacatgcacactttaaccaacccatcatttcagtgacagggtctgccacacgactgtgactgatatgacgggttggtttggacccccccccaaaaaagaagcaattaatctctccttgcacaaacgggctctacagaggcaagatgtccacctcatcttcaccctccgatatatcaccgtgtacatccccctcctcacagattatcaattcgtccccactggaatccaccatctcagctccctgtgtactttgtggaggcaattgctgctggtcaatgtctccgcggaggaattgattataattcattttaatgaacatcatcttctccacattttctggatgtaacctcgtacgccgattgctgacaaggtgagcggcggcactaaacactctttcggagtacacacttgtgggagggcaacttaggtagaataaagccagtttgtgcaagggcctccaaattgcctctttttcctgccagtataagtacggactgtgtgacgtgcctacttggatgcggtcactcatataatcctccaccattctatcaatgttgagagaatcatatgcagtgacagtagacgacatgtccgtaatcgttgtcaggtccttcagtccggaccagatgtcagcatcagcagtcgctccagactgccctgcatcaccgccagcgggtgggctcggaattctgagccttttcctcgcacccccagttgcgggagaatgtgaaggaggagatgttgacaggtcgcgttccgcttgacttgacaattttgtcaccagcaggtctttcaaccccagcagacctgtgtctgccggaaagagagatccaaggtaggctttaaatctaggatcgagcacggtggccaaaatgtagtgctctgatttcaacagattgaccacccgtgaatccttgttaagcgaattaagggctgcatccacaagtcccacatgcctagcggaatcgctcccttttagctccttcttcaatgcctccagcttcttctgcaaaagcctgatgaggggaatgacctgactcaggctggcagtgtctgaactgacttcacgtgtggcaagttcaaagggcatcagaaccttgcacaacgttgaaatcattctccactgcacttgagacaggtgcattccacctactatatcgtgctcaattgtataggcttgaatggccttttgctgctcctccaacctctgaagcatatagagggttgaattccacctcgttaccacttcttgcttcagatgatggcagggcaggttcagtagtttttggtggtgctccagtcttctgtacgtggtgcctgtacgccgaaagtgtcccgcaatttttctggccaccgacagcatctcttgcacgcccctgtcgttttttaaaaaattctgcaccaccaaattcaaggtatgtgcaaaacatgggacgtgctggaatttgcccatatttaatgcacacacaatattgctggcgttgtccgatgccacaaatccacaggagagtccaattggggtaagccattccgcgatgatcttcctcagttgccgtaagaggttttcagctgtgtgcgtattctggaaagtggtgatacaaagcgtagcctgcctaggaaagagttggcgtttgcgagatgctgctactggtgccgccgctgctgttcttgcggcgggagtccatacatctacccagtgggctgtcacagtcatatagtcctgaccctgccctgctccacttgtccacatgtccgtggttaagtggacattgggtacaactgcattttttaggacactggtgagtctttttctgacgtccgtgtacattctcggtatcgcctgcctagagaagtggaacctagatggtatttggtaacgggggcacactgcctcaataaattgtctagttccctgtgaactaacggcggataccggacgcacgtctaacaccaacatagttgtcaaggactcagttttccgctttgcagtaggatgactgctgtgatatttcatcttcctcgcaaaggactgttgaacagtcaattgcttactggaagtagtacaagtgggcttacgacttcccctctgggatgaccatcgactcccagcggcaacaacagcagcgccagcagcagtaggcgttacacgcaaggatgcatcggaggaatcccaggcaggagaggactcgtcagaattgccagtgacatggcctgcaggactattggcattcctggggaaggaggaaattgacactgagggagttggtggggtggtttgcgtgagcttggttacaagaggaagggatttactggtcagtggactgcttccgctgtcacccaaagtttttgaacttgtcactgacttattatgaatgcgctgcaggtgacgtataagggaggatgttccgaggtggttaacgtccttacccctacttattacagcttgacaaagggaacacacggcttgacacctgttgtccgcatttctggtgaaatacctccacaccgaagagctgatttttttggtattttcacctggcatgtcaacggccatattcctcccacggacaacaggtgtctccccgggtgcctgacttaaacaaaccacctcaccatcagaatcctcctggtcaatttcctccccagcgccagcaacacccatatcctcctcatcctggtgtacttcaacactgacatcttcaatctgactatcaggaactggactgcgggtgctccttccagcacttgcagggggcgtgcaaatggtggaaggcgcatgctcttcacgtccagtgttgggaaggtcaggcatcgcaaccgacacaattggactctccttgtggatttgggatttcgaagaatgcacagttctttgctgtgctgcttttgccagcttgagtcttttcatttttctagcgagaggctgagtgcttccatcctcatgtgaagctgaaccactagccatgaacataggccagggcctcagccgttccttgccactccgtgtggtaaatggcatattggcaagtttacgcttctcctccgacaattttattttaggttttggagtcctttttttactgatatttggtgttttggatttgacatgctctgtactatgacattgggcatcggccttggcagacgacgttgctggcatttcatcgtctcggccatgactagtggcagcagcttcagcacgaggtggaagtggatcttgatctttccctaattttggaacctcaacatttttgttctccatattttaataggcacaactaaaaggcacctcaggtaaacaatggagatggatggattggatactagtatacaattatggacggactgccgagtgccgacacagaggtagccacagccgtgaactaccgcactgtactgtgtctgctgctaatatatagactggttgataaagagatagtatactcgtaactagtatgtatgtataaagaaagaaaaaaaaaccacggttaggtggtatatacaattatggacgggctgccgagtgccgacacagaggtagccacagccgtgaactaccgcactgtactgtgtctgctgctaatatatagactggttgataaagagatagtatactcgtaactagtatgtatgtataaagaaagaaaaaaaaaccacggttaggtggtatatacaattatggacgggctgccgagtgccgacacagaggtagccacagccgtgaactaccgcactgtactgtgtctgctgataatatagactggttgataaagagatagtatactcgtaactagtatgtatgtataaagaaagaaaaaaaaaccacggttaggtggtatatacaattatggacgggctgccgagtgccgacacagaggtagccacagccgtgaactaccgcactgtactgtgtctgctgctaatatatagactggttgataaagagatagtatactcgtaactagtatgtatgtataaagaaagaaaaaaaaaccacggttaggtggtatatacaattatggacgggctgccgagtgccgacacagaggtagccacagccgtgaactaccgcactgtactgtgtctgctgctaatatatagactggttgataaagagatagtatactcgtaactagtatgtatgtataaagaaagaaaaaaaaaccacggttaggtggtatatacaattatggacgggctgccgagtgccgacacagaggtagccacagccgtgaactaccgcactgtactgtgtctgctgctaatatatagactggttgataaagagatagtatactcgtaactagtatgtatgtataaagaaagaaaaaaaaaacacggttaggtggtatatacaattatggacgggctgccgagtgccgacacagaggtagccacagccgtgaactaccgcactgtactgtgtctgctgctaatatatagactggttgataaagagatagtatactcgtaactagtatgtatgtataaagaaagaaaaaaaaaccacggttaggtggtatatacaattatggacgggctgccgagtgccgacacagaggtagccacagccgtgaactaccgcactgtactgtgtctgctgctaatatatagactggttgataaagagatagtatactcgtaactagtatgtatgtataaagaaagaaaaaaaaaccacggttaggtggtatatacaattatggacgggctgccgagtgccgacacagaggtagccacagccgtgaactaccacactgtactgtgtctgctgctaatatagactggttgataaagagatagtatactcgtaactagtatgtatgtataaagaaagaaaaaaaaaccacggttaggtggtatatacaattatggacgggctgccgagtgccgacacagaggtagccacagccgtgaactaccgcactgtactgtgtctgctgctaatatatagactggttgataaagagatagtatactcgtaactagtatgtatgtataaagaaagaaaaaaaaaccacggttaggtggtatatacaattatggacgggctgccgagtgccgacacagaggtagccacagccgtgaactaccgcactgtactgtgtctgctgctaatatagactggttgataaagagatagtatactcgtaactagtatgtatgtataaagaaagaaaaaaaaaccacggttaggtggtatatacaattatggacgggctgccgagtgccgacacagaggtagccacagccgtgaactaccgcactgtactgtgtctgctgctaatatagactggttgataaagagatagtatactcgtaactagtatgtatgtataaagaaagaaaaaaaaaccacggttaggtggtatatacaattatggacgggctgccgagtgccgacacagaggtagccacagccgtgaactaccgcactgtactgtgtctgctgctaatatatagactggttgataaagagatagtatactcgtaactagtatgtatgtataaagaaagaaaaaaaaaccacggttaggtggtatatacaattatggacgggctgccgagtgccgacacagaggtagccacagccgtgaactaccgcactgtactgtgtctgctgctaatatagactggttgataaagagatagtatactcgtaactagtatgtatgtataaagaaagaaaaaaaaaccacggttaggtggtatatacaattatggacgggctgccgagtgccgacacagaggtagccacagccgtgaactaccgcactgtactgtgtctgctgctaatatatagactggttgataaagagatagtatactactaatattatatatactggtggtcaggtcactggtcactagtcacactggcagtggcactcctgcagcaaaagtgtgcactgtttaattttaatataatattatgtactcctggctcctgctataacctataactggcactgcagtagtgctccccagtctcccccacaattataagctgtgtgagctgagcagtcagacagatatataatatatatagatgatgcagcacactggcctgagcctgagcagtgcacacagatatggtatgtgactgactgagtcactgtgtgtatcgcttttttcaggcagagaacggatatattaaataaactgcactgtgtgtctggtggtcactcactatataatatattatgtactcctggctcctgctataacctataactggcactgcagtagtgctccccagtctcccccacaattataagctgtgtgagctgagcagtcagacagatatatataatattatatatagataatagatgatgcagcacactggcctgagcctgagcagtgcacacagatatggtatgtgactgagtcactgtgtgctgtgtatcgcttttttcaggcagagaacggattataaataaaactggtggtcactggtcactatcagcaaaactctgcactgtactgagtactcctaatgctccccaaaattagtaaatcaagtgtctctctaatctattctaaacggagaggacgccagccacgtcctctccctatcaatctcaatgcacgtgtgaaaatggcggcgacgcgcggctccttatatagaatccgagtctcgcgatagaatccgagcctcgcgagaatccgacagcgtcatgatgacgttcgggcgcgctcgggttaaccgagcaaggcgggaagatccgagtcgctcggacccgtgaaaaaaaacatgaagttctggcgggttcggattcagagaaaccgaacccgctcatctctaataattagtaCCTCATTCATGTTGATTTAGCTATCTgttctcaaacatggatatccttaaaacctggagtgttagagtgccttgagggccgagtgtgggaaccactgttctaatgCATTTACACAATATTTCAAGTTTGATATATAAAACTATTTTATTGGTCTATTACTTTAAGGAATAACTGTAAATTATTGGTCTCTTCATCTAACAATAGGAGTAACAGCAGTACCAACCTTTATTGAGCCCTTGGGTCCTGGGGGTTTAGTCACAACCCCCATTTATATTGTGTGTGTTCTCAGAGTAGACACAAGGATTACAAGAAGAGATAGGGAGGATAATCATGAAAATACAGTACAGGCAAGCAGAACGGGCAGAAGACAGAGATGTTGGCAGAGTGTtgaggcacttaaccaggatgattggtttattcagataacagcttgtagtatatggaagatgttctgcagcagcaggaacttacagtatacatgtgaagcagtacagcagtaATACAGTGTCTCAGTACACACATGATGCggctgcatacacacagggtgcggctgcagggtagacaaggtcGTACACACAGGAGAGCAGAAGTTGCACGTCAGTGCAGAATGACTCTCCAGGaataactctctcagactgtgcactaagcacctcctcctacaCTGATCTAACACTAGGAGGgaataggagggaaaacactagagcgggGAAGCTGGCTCTAGTACTGGGAACAGAGACAaacagcagagtgatccactgtctaacaccccCCCTCCCTCGCTCAAAGCTGTCTCTGGTTACATACATTTGCCTAACACTTTATCAAAAACATTTCTTAATAAAGTTTTTCTGTAActgaaaacacattaataaagcatggcAAGCAAACTGTAAAACAAATCgacatttctcaaaagtattccagtccacattttgtcatgaacatgttcagcaagtgtgatgacagtccctttgtcaacatatcagcagcattgctctcgcttgctatgtaatccacattgacagacttgttttccactaactcatggataaagtgatgtctaatggcaatgtgtttagaccgtccataatgcttggtgctggaagacatATCAATTGCTTccttgttatcacacgcaatgttgatagtctcactgtggtaaagaagactaAGCTCACAAAGTCTCCTAtatccataaagcttcttttgcagtttctgccTCAGTGGTGGATAGGACAAAAGTGGGTTGCTTCCTGCTAAACCAGCTGACGGCTGCACCTGCTGAAATGAACAAGTATCCCGTGTAGGAACGATAGTCATCCTCATCTGATTCCCAGTcagcatcacagaaaacttccaaagtcgtAAATTTTGACTTTGAAAACATCAACTTTAATGATTTTGTACCTTTTAAGtaccttaagattcttttgactgcaatccagtgttgcctcccagggttaattgcaaactggcttgcccggctcaaagcatgtgtgatgtcggggcgagtcccaatacttgcatacattaagctATCAACAGCATTTTGATATGGAatctctctcatttcctctatctcctcctggctggttggtgacatggcgTTTACCATCTTTATTcttttgtcaataggagtgctcactggttttgcatcagacattccatacttgcgaAGTATTGCTTCAGTATATGTCTgctgatcaattgtaacagtcccatctttcaggttttgtacaattcttATGCCTAACAAATGAGTTGCATGGCCTAAATCCTTTAGCTTGAATCATTGTTTCAGCTGTTGTTTTATATCAGTAATGTGGtcttcttgacctgctagcaatagatcatccacaaacacaactatgatgaaccccttttcttctgtagttttgtgatataagcagtgatcagtctctgaccttacAAAGTCCATCTCTTGCAGCACAGCATCAAGCATTACATAccaacaatgaccactttgctttagACCGTACTTAGagaggcaaacttttccctcttggaacatatTCTCGTCATAATGTTCATGAGGTTCCATATAAATCTTCTCAATTAACtttccatttaggaatgcagactcaaagtctaactggtataacaataaatcatgaagtgtagcaatagcaatgactaacctcaaggtgctgtaccttgcgacaGGTAAAAATATCTCTCCGTAGTCGATCCCggatttttgtgtgtatcctttagcaacaaggcggGCTTTATAGCGAGCAATAGTCCCGTCTGCATTCAGATTTcagcaaaagacccacttgttcttgattgtcttgCGGTTATTCGGCCTGTCCGCTACAGTCAATGTACTATCATCCAAAGCTGACAGCTgtgtatctattgctgacttccattttttccagtcgctacttgattttgcttcctgtatattttggggttcacagtaagctatgtttccatattcctcactgtatcttttggatggaacacctttattgctcctcacagaacttctgtttcctgattgAGTATCCTTTTTCAGGtacagacacgctttctgctgcctgtacatccagtgatacatattgttgctgtgattcttgttccactgttccagtgattggtgctgtctcatggaacacgACATCTCTTAACTTCAGAAGATATTTGTTTGTAATgtctatcctttgctttcttcacagtattcTACCATAATACATTCTACTGACTTTGGATCTAATCTCcgtcttttctccttaggtatatgtgcataagctttacagctgaagacacggagatgattgacagctggctttttcttGGACCAAGCCTCTAGTGGGGTTTTCCCTTTTACGGCTATTGTGGTCACAcggtttttaagatatactgcagtagacactgtttccacccaaaagcttttctccaggcctgcgtcactcaacatagtccgtgtgttatgaaccacaagcagtggttcattcctgtttgctttctgttcatgagttttatgttatatttctgtttgcatgccaggatatctcctgtacttgtttagaagtttgttattgtacctgtatgttccagttcttggttagcttcctgtggagcttgtACCCTGCCTCTGGAGTGTGCCTGCTTTCTGCCAGTTCGTTCCTGCATCCTGTGTCCCGGTTTCCGGAGCCTGGTCCTGGGTATCTGTTTCAGCCTTCCAGTCTTGTGATCCTGAATGTGCCATGGCTCCATTGATtggtttgaatcagaggccgccattgcagaacactgcatggtgtctaggacatacagttggttgcaccgggttgctgaagcaattacagtccctttctcattttgcaccatacatttgccctttgcaaactggactctgtaactctttttctccaggacgcttatagcaatgagattgcttcccaaTTCTGGCACGAATAAGGCGTCTTGGATGCCCGATATAACTGTTTTACCTTTAATTCTCagacgcactgtgattgtcccaaattttgaagcagtaaggactttgtctccaatcccttttactgtaatcGGTTCACATGATGTCAGTAAtttgaaccattcctgattacaactgaaatgcatAGTGGCCCCCGAATCTATgtatccttcttgtgactatctgctacattcaatgctgactcatttggtttgtcacgcttcttctgcgtaccactgcaatttctcagtctgcaatctgaggccttgtgccccaccttgtgacatacaaagcacttgaacttgagctttttGGATTTAGTACCTTTTGTGAATAAGCAGAACCTTCAGcatgtgtctcgacaggaatacgttcttggaactgtagcAGTTTGGCTCTTACAACATCTACTGTCAGCTTGGTATCGATAGACTCCAAAGCTGATACCAGGAAATcgaattctggtgtcagattttgtaacatcgccacTTCCTCGTTGtctacctgtgcccccacagatgccaattgctgagctattgacagtattttatcacTGTAATCATTCATGTCTTTACAGACACTTAACTTTGTCCCATGCAGCCTTCCCCTTTAAGTTTATTCTTCTTATCAGACCATTGTCCTCATACGCCATTCGCAGAactgcccacatgtctttggctgacatTTTCCCACTGAAAATGGAGTAGACATGTTGTTCCAAAGCCAATTGGAAAATAATTCCTCTCTGGGCGCCACAAATGAGCTGCAAAGGAAAGTACTAAATAGACCACCAATCTATACAaacttgcaaaaaagaaaaaagtatgatctcacttttgcgctcaatgtcccagaAATCCGGTTTTGTCACAATGGACAGATGTAGTCCAttcaatatgaaaaaaaaaatgcaacatagtgtaatactgcaatGAGAACGGGTCTTTCACCACTGTGTGATGCAGGGAATGGAAGTGTAGGTATAGTCCCAAAAAtggaaagttcaagcttccacctcCTTTTCaaaggcacccaacgtgatatgcaggatttatggtgataaacgcttacatgtgtgcttacttctGTAAGGcgtgatgaaaactcataaaggtttcttttgtagtCCTTGAACTCTCCTCACATGGGTGgatggaccccaatatccctcgtaacaaatcagagccagagatacaatccaattaggacaaggacaCTCTCTTTATTAGAGTACAAATTAAGGTAAACAGAAGAGTCATACCATATGGGAAAAAGGTAGGATGATGTTATAGCCGATAGCAATGGATCCGGATACCAATAGCTATTTATTCCCCACTATggatatgcagatctgtcacccacaacaaaacactgtgtcgacgcgtttcgacgctatgcagcgtctttttcaagattcacagtgtatGATCACTATAAACACAAATTGTGATTAAGAACTTGGCCCCAATGGACCAATAATTAACATGCAATTAATTGTATAATTCACCATTTTTACAATTtatacaaacatttaaaaaaaaaaaacattttaaaaaacacTGTTGCCATATAGCAACAATCATTAAAAAATTTAGCTTCATTATAAATCTGGTCAAACAAGTTTAAACATCAAACTAGTTACATACCCCTGGAATGCAGCGTGTCTTGCCTGTTCAGGTAGAAAGCAAACATGGCTAAAGTTATGTGTTTAAATAGGCAATGGTCTGATTGGTGTAAATATAGTCCACCAATCAGAGTTGGGATAGACAGATGACTGACACTTTTATAAGCCAATGTGAATTCTCATTCACAGCACATCTGATCGTTAATCCTTTTGGTATGTTGCGGGTCATGTAACCCAGTGTTCAATGACGCGCATTACGTCAGCACGTAAGCGCGTCATCGCGTCAGTGTCTCCCTGCAAACGTATTGCGCTAACACAAACGCGATTCCCCAAGGAATGCATGTGACCACCGCACGTGACCAATATTCAATGACGCGCACCACGTTAGCGCGTCAGTCCGTGATAATGTCCGCGCGTTGGCGCCTAACCAATGGTGTATTGCGTTGGCAAATGGATCTAATTTATGGGCAGTCCTCTATACGGACCCAAACATGCGTCATACGTTGTGGTTATCTGGATGATGACTCCATCAACGTACCGCGATTCCGCAATCCCCATTGGTGACATGATGATCACCTGACCGCAAGCATCCTGCCATAGGATGCCAGCGGTTTGTTTACATCACATGACCACTGGTTACAGATGTTGTTCCAAAGCCAAGCCTATCATTCCGATGGCCCTATCCACTTCAACTGTGTttgggtctgctcctggctcaattgtgactttccacaacttttcccaatt from Pseudophryne corroboree isolate aPseCor3 chromosome 5, aPseCor3.hap2, whole genome shotgun sequence encodes the following:
- the LOC134929653 gene encoding uncharacterized protein LOC134929653, which codes for MSDAKPVSTPIDKRIKMVNAMSPTSQEEIEEMREIPYQNAVDSLMYASIGTRPDITHALSRASQFAINPGRQHWIAVKRILRYLKGTKSLKLMFSKSKFTTLEVFCDADWESDEDDYRSYTGYLFISAGAAVSWFSRKQPTFVLSTTEAETAKEALWI